The Actinomadura graeca nucleotide sequence CCCACGCGAGCCTTTCGGAGGCCGTCCGGACCGGATCCGGAGGCGGGCGTGACGACCGGGCGCGACGGCGACGCGGCGGGCGGGTTCGCGAGCGCGCTGCGGGCCCTCTACGAGGCCGCCGGACGGCCGCTCCCCCGGATCCTGATCTCCCAGGCCCGGGCGCAGCGGCCCCCGATCCGGCTGAACCCGAGCTCGCTCAGCGACTGGATGGCGGGGATCAGCGTCCCCTCGGATCCGCGGGCGGTGGGCTTCCTCGTCTCCTACCTCCAGGCGCGTGTGCCGGTGCCCCCGGGGCCGGGTCCGCGCCCACCCGGATGGTGGGAGGAGTTGAGGGCCTCCGCCTGGGAGGAGCGGCACGCGAACCGCGGCGGCCGCCGGCGGACACGTCCCGGAGCAGCGGCCGAGGCGGCGGCGCCCTTGTCAGGCAGCGAAGCACGGCGGTTCTGGTCCGGTGTCGTCCCCCGGCAGGCCGACTGCTACCAGGCGCGTCCCTCGGCCGTCCGGATGCTCGACGAAGACGGCACGGGCGGATGCCACGTCCTCACCGGGACCGGCGGTGTCGGGAAGACGCAGATCGCCGCCCACTTCGCCCGGGAAGCCTGGCGGACGGGAGGCGTCAGCGTCCTCGTCTGGATCCCGGTCATCACCAGGGAGGCGGTGATCGCGGGCTACGCCCAGGCGGGGGTGGCCCTCGCGGACGCGAGTCCGGGCGATCCCGACCGCGCGGCGGAAAGGTTCCTCGCCTGGTGCGAGACGACCGAGGAGAACTGGCTGGTGGTGCTGGACGACGTAGAGGAGCCCTCGTCCCTGCGCGGCTTGTGGCCCCCGCATCCGTCCCGCGGCCGGACGGTGGTCACCACCCGCCGCCGTGACGCGGCGTTCACCGGTCAGGGCCGCCGACTGCTGGAGGTCGAGTTGTTCACCGCCGACGAGGCGTCCGCCTACCTGACCGCGAAGCTCGCACAGCACGGACGCGAGGACGAGCCCGCTCAGATCGACGGGCTGGCCGGGGACCTCGGCCACCTGCCCCTCGCCCTCGCCCAGGCCGCGGCGTTCATGATCGACGCGGAGCTGGACTGCGCCGCCTACCGGGAGCGGCTGAGAGACCGCCGGCGAACCCTCCTCGACCTGGTCCCGGACGTCGGCGCGCTTCCCGACGACCACCACGCGACCGTGGCGGCGACCTGGTCGCTGTCCGTCGAGCGCGCCGACCGGATCCGCCCCGCCGGGCTGGCGCGGCCCCTGCTCGAACTGGTCAGCATGCTGGACGCCGGAGGCGTCCCCGCCGCCGCGCTGAGCAGCCCGGCCACCCTCGCCTACCTGGAGCGGCGCCGGGGCACCGCTCCTGTCAGCCCCGAGGACGCGCGGGACACGCTGCGCACCCTGCACCGGCTGAGCCTGGCCGACCACGACCCTCGATCCGGCCAGCGGTCGGTCCGCGTGCACGGCCTCATCCAGCGGGCCACCCGCGAACCGCTGCCGGACGACCTCACACGGACGGCGGTGCGCGCGGCGGCCGACGCCCTGCTCGCGGTCTGGCCCGAGACCGAGCGGAACGGGGACCTCTCCTCGGTGCTGCGCGCGAACGCCGAGGCCCTGATCTCCCACGCCCACCGGGACCTGTTCCACGAGGGCGCCCACCCGGTGCTGTTCCGCATGGGCGTGAGCCTGGGCGACAGTGGCTCCTCATCGGCCATCGGCTACCTGGAGGACCTCTTTTCGACGGCTCTCGCCACGCTCGGGCCGCGCCATCCCGACACGCTCATCGCCGCCCGGCACCTGTCCTGGTGCAGGAGCGAGGCCGGACGTCCACGGGAGGCCGTCACCGCGCTGCGGCTGCTCCTCGAAGAGCAACTCGGCGTCATGGGGCCCGACCACCCGGAAACGCTGGCCACGCGCAGGTGCCTCGCCCGGAGCCTCGCCGAGGCGGGAGAGCCGGACGCGGCCCTGTCGCTGTTCCGCGAGCTCATCGCCGATCAGACGCGCATCCTCGGGCCCGCCGCCCCGGAGACGCTCGCCACCCGCTGCAACCTCGCCCGCTACCAGGGGGAGGCCGGAGAGCACGCGGACGCCGTCGCGGCCTTCGAGGAACTGCTGGAGGACCAGCGCGGGGTCTTCGACGCCGACCACCCGGAGGTGCTCTCAGCCCGGGGCAACCTCGCGCGCTGGCAGGGCCGCGCGGGGGACGTGGACACCGCCGTCCGCGCATTCGCGTCCGTTCTGGAGGACCATTTGCGGATCCTGGGCCCGAACCATGTGGAGACGCTCACGACACGGAACAACCTCGCCTTCTGGACGGGCAAGGCGGGAGATGTGAACGGCGCGCTGGAGGCGTTCCAGGCCCTGCTGGACGACGAGCTCCGGATCCTCGGGGCCGATCATCCGCGGACGCTGACGGCACGGGCGAACCTCGCCCGGCTCACCGGCGAGAACGGCGACGCCGCAGGGGCGGTGGAGGCGTTCGAGCGGCTGCTGGAGGACCGCCTGAGGATCCTCGGCCCCGGCCACCCCACCATCGCCGTCACGCGCGAAGGGCTGTCCCGCTGGCGGGGTCGCGCCGATCCGCTCCTGGAGACTCCGTCAGACGCCTCCTAAGATGGACATGACCGCTGGACCCCGACCACCCCGACGCCCGACGGCCGTCTCGGGAACATCGATCCGGGCCGGACCCGGGTCGGCGTGTCGACGGAAGGCCGCGCATGGACCACTCCGGCCCGGAGCCCCTGCTCTGGCGAAAGAGCAGGGCGAGTCAGGGCGCCGACGAATGCGTGGAGCTCTCCGTCCTCGACACGATGGTCTTCATCCGTGACTCCCGGAACGTCGGCGGCGGCATGCTGGCCTTCACCCGGAGCCAGTTGCGGGAACTCTTCGAACGACTCCGCGCCGAAGGCTGACGCGGCGCACCCGCCGGTCGGGCGGTGTACCCGGAGGGGTGGGGACCGGGGGTCAGTGTTCTTGGGGTGGGTAGTGGGCCAGGCCGCGGGCCAGGGTGCGGGCCCAGGGGGCGTCGACCTGGTCGATGGCCATGGCGGTCACGGCGTCGCACCAGAAGCCGCGCAGGAAGTACATCTGGATCTGGCCCTCGGACGCGCCGGACACCTCCCGCACGTACTCCACCGCCTCGGCGTAGCAGGCGCGGATCGCCTCGCCGATGGCGGGCTCGCTCGCGGCGCATTTCGCCTGCATGAGCACCATGGGCAGGTTCCGGTCGACGATCAGCCGGGCGTAGGCGTCGCCCATGGCGAACAGGATCGCCTCAGGGTCGCCGCTGCGCACCTGCGCGGCGCTGTCGGCCAGGCACTGGAGGATCCGGTCCGCGCAGTGGTTCACCACGGCGACGAACAGCGCCTCCTTGCCGGGGAACAGGCGGTAGAGGTACGCCTGCGAGATCCCGGCGTGCCGGGCGACCTCGGTCGTCGTCGTCCCGTAGTAGCCGCGCGCCGCGAACGCGTCGGTCGCGGTCCGCACGACCGTGGTGCGGCGCTCGTCGGCGGTGGAGAGTCTCCGGGGGGTGGCCATATGAGTAATAAACCACTCACACTTTCGGGCGGCAACCCGCCCGGCTTCCGCCGGACTTGGCCGCGACGGCGAGCTCCCGCTACTTAGTGTTGCTTTTATCAACATGTACGCGAGGAAGCCGCGCTGACGCGGGGTCTTGTTTGAGCTTAGGTGTTGTGTTTATCAACAGCGAGCTATATACCTGCTGTGACGACCCTCCACGAGCCCGCGAAGGCGGACGCCTTGGGCACCCCGCCACGGCCTGCGAGCGCCACCCGGACGGGCTCCGGAACGAGGAGTCGCGGTCAGGATCTGGGAGGTCTTGGATGACGACGAACGACAGCGTCAGACGGACGGGCAAGGCGGCGGACATCGGGCGCCGGGGGCTGCTGGGGAGCGCCACGGCACTGGCGGTCGGCGGGGCGGTGCTCGCCACCGGCGCGGGGACGGCGGCCGCGGGCGCGGGCGTCCCCCGTCCCGACTCGCCGCTGAAGCCCATCCCCGTCCCGCCGCAGGTGCCCGCCGCCTCGGGATACGTGCAGGTCCCGGGCGCGCGCCTCTGGTACTGGGACACCGGGGGCCGCGGGGCCCCCGTCATCTTCCTGCACCCCGCGACCGGCAGCGCGGAGAGCTGGCCCTATCAGCAGCCCTACTTCGCCAAGGCCGGGTACCGGGTCATCTCGTACTCACGGCGCGGGCACTACCGGTCCGACGCCGGGTCCAAGGACGAGACGGGGACCGGCTCCGGCGACCTCCACGCCCTCGTCGGGCACCTCGGCGTCCGGCGCTTCCACGCGGTCGGCGTCGCCGCGGGCGGGGGCCTCGCGCTCGACTACGCGCTGTCACACCCGGACCGGCTGCACAGCCTGGTGATCAGCGGCAGCCTGACCGGCGTGACGGACCAGGCGTACCGCGACATGCTCTCGCGCCTGCGGCCGCACGGCTTCGACGAGATGCCCCCCGACTTCATCGAGCTCGGGCCGTCCTACCGGGCGATCGACCCCGCCGGCGTGCAGCGGTGGCTCGACATCCACCACCGCGCCGTCCACACCGAGGTGAGCCAGCCGAACGCCAACAGCCCCGCCTGGGCCGACGTCGAGCGGCTGCGCGTCCCCACGCTGCTCCTGTGGGGCGACGGCGACCTCTACAGCCCGCCGACCGTCCAGCGGATCATGGCGGGCCACCTCCGCGACGTCGAGACGGTCGTCGCCAACGAGTGCGGCCACCAGCCGCACTGGGAGCGCTCGGACGTCTACAACCCCGTCCTGCGCAGGTGGCTGGGCAAGCACTCGCGGTGACCGGTGTCGCCGGGGAGCCCGTTCGCGCCGCGGGCTCCCCGGCGGCCTCTCAGCCCAGCCGTGGTATGACCTCGGCGGCGAGCCGCTCCATCTGCTCCAGGTCGTCGAAGAGCGGGGTGAGCAGGATCAGTTCCGCTCCCGCGTCCGCCACCTCGCGCAACCCGCGGACGCACGCGTCCGGGGGTCCCCAGACGGCGACGTCGGACAGGCCGTCGCGTCCGTAGAGGTTCCGCAGGCCCGCCGCCACGCGCTCCCCCGCGCGCGCCGCGTCGTCGTCCACCGCGATGTAGACCCGCTTGCCGATGGGGAAGGACGCGGCGTCGCGTCCCTCGTCCGCCAGCGCCTCGCGCAGGACGCGGACCTCCCCGGCGAACTGCTCCGTCGTCGCCGACCCCGCGCCGATGAACGCGTCACCGTGCCGGACCGCGCGCCGCAGCGCCGCCGGGGCGTGGGCGCCGAACCAGATCGGCGGATGCGGCCGCTGGAACGGCTTGGGTTCCATGGCGGCGCCCTCGACCTGCCAGAAGCGCCCGTCGAAGTCGATGCGCGGTTCCGTCCAGCACGCCTTCATCAGGTTCAGGCCCTCGGTGAAGCGGGCGACGAGGCCGTCCGGGTCCACGCCGAACGCGCCGAACATCCGGCCCCGCCCGCCGGTCCCGACGCCCACGTCGAGACGGCCGCGGCTGAGCTGGTCCAGCGTGCTCAGGCTCTTGGCCAGGTGGACGGGGCTGTGCAGCGGCGTGACGAGCACGGCGCAGCCGAGACGCAGCCGCCCGGTGCAGGCGGCGGCGAAGGCCATGGTCTCGATGGGACTCAGCCGGGACGCCGAGCCGAGCACCTGTTCCTGCGTCCAGGCGCCCTCGAAGCCGAGTTCCTCGGCGCGCTCCAGATGGGCGCGGAAGGCGGCCGGGTCGAACTCCCGGTCGGTGACGTCCTGCGGGATGGAGATCGCGAAACGCATCTCCAAGACACTAACGGTCGCGTTCGTCCTGAACGACGGCGGGTCCGGAACCCGCGTCGGCCGGCGGACGCGGCCGGGACGGGCGCGGGCTCAGGCGGTGTGCGGGAGCTTGTTCAGGGCGGCGCGGATCGCTCGGACGGCCTCGCAGACCTGGTCCGGCGGATAGGCGGTGTAACAGAGGCGGAAGTAGCCGGGCTGGGGGCACATCTGCGTCTGGCCCGGCAGGATCTGGACGTTGGCCTCTCCCGCGATCCAGGCGGCCAGCCGCGCCTCCGCGTCGTCGATCTCGGGGAACAGGTTGGGGAAGGCGATGGATCCGGCAGGGGGTACGCGCTGCAAGTAGGGGCGCAGGTCGAGCAGGAAGAACTGGGCCGGATTGCGTCCCGGCTCGCCCTCTCCGTAGTACGGGATCTCCTGTGTCTCCAGTTCCTTGGCGATCTGCCGGTGCGCCTGGGTGAGCAGCTTCTTGTACTCCTGCATCAGCGCGCGGGGGTACCACTCGGGTTTCTGCGAGCCGTCGGGGAAGAGCAGCCTGATGTAGGCGTTCTTGAGGGAGTCCAGCGGGCCGAACCAGGCCATCGGCGACCGTCCGCCGCCGCCCTTGACCGCGTCCTGGACCGCCTTCGACTTGGAGATCAGGAAGCCGACCCGGAAGCCGGAGAGGCCGAAGTCCTTGCCCAGCCCCCACACCAGGTGGATCCGGTCGGTGTGGGCCTCGTACAGGTCCAGGGACAGGACGGTCGTGAACGGCGGATCGGCGCCCTCGATCTGGGAGTGGGCGTAGATCTCGTCCGTGACGAGGTGCAGGTCCGGTTTGGTCATCGCCCACGTGCAGATGTCGTTCAGGAGCTGCCTGCTGAAGTTCACACCGAGGGGGTTCTGCGGGTTGGTCAGCACCAGCAGCTTCGGCGGACGCGGCTCCCTGTCGTAGGCATCCTTGACGTCCTGGAGGGTCAGCTCGAACTCGATCTTCGGTGCGACGGGCACCAGGCGCAGGCCGGGGCGCTGCTCGAAGCACCACCGGAACCCCTGCCAGCACGGCACCGGCACCATGACCCCGTCGCCCGGTTCGAGCGCCCCGGTGTGGAGCAGGGCGAACGCGAGCGACTCCAAGGCGCCGGACACCCCGGCCGTGGCGCAGACGTCGCTGTCGGCGTCGATCCGGGGCGAGAAGGTCTCGTGCAGCAGGTCGGTCACATGCTTCCGCAGGTCCTTGAGGCCGTACGGCGGGGACTTGTAGCGGACGTCGTCCATCTCGACCCGGGCCTTGTCGAGGACGTGGCTCTTCAGCGACGGGTACGGCAGGACGTTGTCCGCGATGGCGAGGTTGACGACCGGCCGCCCGGTCACCTCGTGGAAGGCGGCGATCCGCTGCTCGGCGTCGGCGATCCGCAGCACCTGCCCGAGCAGTGAGGACGCGGTCCCCTCGGACGGCTCCTCCGCTCCGATCCCGTTCTCCGTCATGGGCCCTCCCGATGCGCCGGCCGGTCGGGAACCGGCTGGGCCCCGATCGCTCCTGGTCCTGTCCGCCGGTGGCCCAACTCCAACCCAACGCCCGGTAACCATTGGTCGGCCCGCGCGATGGTGGCGGAGGAGGGCAACCGGTCGCGGGCCCCGGTCCGAAGACCGGGTGATGAGCACCTCCATCATGCTGTTCACCCGCGATCTGCGGATACGCGACAACCCGGCGCTCGCGGCGGCGTGCGGGGCGGACCGCGTCGTCCCGCTCTTCGTCTTCGACGACGCGATCCTGGACGGCCCGTTCGCCGCGCCGAACCGTGTCCGGTTCCTCCTGGACAGCCTTGCCGACCTGCGCACTTCGCTCCGGGAGCTGGGCGGTGACCTCGTGGTGCGGCGCGGTGACCCGGTCGCGGAGGTCGCGCGGCTGGCCTCGGAGACCCGCGCGGAGACGGTGGTCCTCGCCGACGAGCGGTCCGCGTACGCGACGCGGCGGCTCGCGCGGCTCCGCGAGGAGGGGCTCACGGTCGCGGCGCACCCGGGCATCACGGTCGTCCCGCCCGGGGAGCTGACCCCGGGGAGCGGGGAGCATTACCGCGTGTTCACCCCGTACTGGCGGGTCTGGGACACGACGAGGTGGCGGCCCGCCGCGGAGGTGCCCGAGGCGGTCCGGCTGCCGTCCGGGGTGCGGGCCGGTGCCCTACCGCGGCTCACCGCCCTGACCGCGGGGTCGCCGTCGCCCGACCTCGCGCGCGGCGGCGAGCGGGCCGGACGCCGCCGCATGGAGGAGTGGCTGCGCGGCGACGCGGCCCGGTACGAGGAGGCCCACGACGACCTCGCCGCCGACCGCACGTCCCGGCTCAGCCCGTACCTGAAGTTCGGCTGCGTGTCCCCGCGCGAACTGGCGGAGGCCGCCCCGGACGGGGCGCGGCGCCAGCTCGCCTGGCGCGACTTCCACCATCAGGTCGCCGCCGCGTTCCCGGCGCTGGCCCGGGAGGACTACCGGCCGCGCGGACGGACCTGGAACGACGACCGCGAGGCGCTCGCCGCCTGGTGCGACGGCAGGACGGGCATCCCGATCGTGGACGCCGGGATGCGCCAGCTGCACCGCGAGGGGTTCATGCACAACCGGGCACGCCTGATCACGGCGTCGTTCCTGACCCGCGACCTCGGCGTCGACTGGCGGCAGGGCCTGCGCCACTTCAACGACTGGCTCGCCGACGGCGACATCGCCGACAACGCGGGGAACTGGCAGTGGGTCGCCGGGACCGGCAACAGCACCCGCCCCGACCAGGTCATGAAGCCGCTGCGGCAGGCGTCCCGGTTCGACCCGCGCGGCGACTACGTCCGGGCACACGTGCCGGAGCTCGCCGGGATCGAGGGGGCGCGCGTCCACCGCCCGTGGACGCTCCCCGGGAGCCGCAGGGACGCCCTGGACTACCCGGCGCCCATCGTCGACGTCGGCTGAGCGCGCCTCACTTGAGCGGGTCGTGGCCCCAGTTCATCAGGGAGTGACGCCACTTCGTGTCCTTGACGTCGCCGGACGGGCGCTGGGCGAGATGGCGGTGGACGTACCCGGCCACCTTGGCCATGTGCTGGTGGTCCTTCTCGGTCAGGTCGGCCTTCTTCGTCCGCAGCAGCTCGACGATCCTGCGGCCGGACGCGTGGCCCGTCGACTCCCCGCCGCCGTCCTTCTGCCCGGCGGACCGCGACTCGTCGGTCTTCAGCCAGTCCTCCAGCTCCTTGGCCGTCATGTTGACCGCCTCGCCGAACTCGGCCGCCCGGTCGTCGCCGCTCATTTCGAGCGCTTGCGCTTGCGCAGCGCGGAGCCCTTGTGGACGGCCTTCCTGCCGCTCTTCTCGCTCCGCACGGCGTACTGCGGCTCCTCCGGCGAGGCCGCGACGGTCCGCCCGGCCTCCTCACGGCGATCGGTGATCTTCTTCTCGACACGGCCCTTGGCGGTGGAACCGTGGCTGCTCCACGTGACCTCGTCCCCGACCTCGGGTTCCCTCTTTTTCCCCATGTGCCTCGCGGTACCCGCCCCTCGACCGGATACTCCCGCGAAACGCCTGGTCAGCCGCTCAGATCGGCCAGGACGGCTTGCGCGGCGCGCCGTCCGGACACCAGGGCGCCCTGGATGGACGCGGTGTCGCGGTGGTCGCCGCAGACATAGCGTCCCCGCCCGGCCCGGACCGGCCGCCGCACCCGCAGCGGAGGCGTCATCGCCGGGAGGGCGTCCGCGACCGGGTAGCTCGCGACGAGCCGCCACGCCGAGGTGTCCCCGTAGATCTCGTTCAGCCGGCCGCGCACCCGCGCCTCGGGGACGTTGAGGCCGAGCACCGAGGTCGAGATGAGCGCGCGCCCGTCGGGCGAGTACTCCGGGGCGGCGTCGGTCAGGACGAGCGTGTCGGTGATCACGCCCTCGGCGTCGATGATCTGGACGGGCTCGCCCAGCGGCGACGCGGGGGCCGCGTGGTAGAAGGTCGTCACCGACCGCATCACCGGCGCCTCCACCCCCGGGACCAGCGCCGCCGCGCGCACGGGGTCGGTCGCGACGACCACGGCGCGGGCCGGGATCCGCTGGCCGTCCACCGTCTCCACGCCCTCGCCCGTGACCGCGCGGACCGGCGTGGCCAGCGCGACCGTGTCGTCGGGGAGCCGGGAGGCGAGCTGCGCCGGGGCCTGCCCCATGCCCAGCGCCGGGACCCCGATGGTGCCACGCGCGAAGGACCGCCAGATCAGGTGGAAGAAGCGGCTCGACGTCTCCAGGTCCCGTTCCAGCAGGACGCCCGCGAGGAACGGACGCAGCAGCCTGTCCACCATCTCGTCCGATATCCCCCAGTGTCGGAACTCCGCGGCCGTGCTGCGCTCGGTGCCGTCGAGTATCCGGGAGCCGGGGAACGCGATGTCGCGGGCCGTCATCGCGGCCAGCGCGGCCTTGTCGCGGACCGAGCCGATGTCGGCGAACACCCCGCTGAGCGCGTGCCCGGGATGCCGCCACGGGAGCATGACGCGCTCGCGCCGCCCCTCGTGGAAGACCAGCAGGCCGGACGAGAACGGCCGCAGGTCGAGGGCGGGCAGGTCCAGGACGCGCCGCGCCTCCGGATAGGCGGTGTTGAAGACCTGGAACCCCCGGTCGAGGCGGAAGCCGTCGACGACGTCGGTCCGCATGCGGCCCCCCACGCCGTCCGACGCCTCCAGGACCCGGACCGGCACACCGTCCTCGTGCAGTCGCACCGCGCAGGCGAGCCCGGCCAGCCCCGCCCCCACGACGATCACGGCATCGGACACGCGTCCCCCATCCCCCGCGCGCCACGGGCGGACGCCCGCGGTCAGGGCCACCATGCCCGCCACAAGGGCACTTACCCGGACGGCCCCGGGCCGGGTCGGTCCGGGGGTCGGTCCGGGCCGGGTCAGTCCGGGTCGGGGCGGGTGAAGGTGAGGGCGCGGGCGGGGTTGTCCACCATGATCTTGTGGAGGGCCTCGTCGTCCACTCCGCGGCGGCGCAGGGCCGGGAGGAAGTGCGCGGGGATGTAGTCGAAGCCCTGGCCGCCGTACCGCTTGAGCTGGATCTTCTGGCAGACGTCGTGGCCCAGCAGAATCTGGTCGGCGTACCCCTCCTCGACCAGCGCGGCGATGCCGCGGGCGACCTTGTGGTCGCTGAGCAGGACCAGGTGCCCCCACGGGCTGCCCGGCGAGGTCAGGAAGTCGAACTCGATGAAGACGCCGCGGGCGAGGACGCGGCGCGCGAAGGGCAGGTCCACCGCCATGGTGCCCGCGTGGCCGAGGACGACGTTCGCGGGGTCCACGCCCTCCTCGTCCAGGATGTCGAGGACG carries:
- a CDS encoding tetratricopeptide repeat protein gives rise to the protein MTTGRDGDAAGGFASALRALYEAAGRPLPRILISQARAQRPPIRLNPSSLSDWMAGISVPSDPRAVGFLVSYLQARVPVPPGPGPRPPGWWEELRASAWEERHANRGGRRRTRPGAAAEAAAPLSGSEARRFWSGVVPRQADCYQARPSAVRMLDEDGTGGCHVLTGTGGVGKTQIAAHFAREAWRTGGVSVLVWIPVITREAVIAGYAQAGVALADASPGDPDRAAERFLAWCETTEENWLVVLDDVEEPSSLRGLWPPHPSRGRTVVTTRRRDAAFTGQGRRLLEVELFTADEASAYLTAKLAQHGREDEPAQIDGLAGDLGHLPLALAQAAAFMIDAELDCAAYRERLRDRRRTLLDLVPDVGALPDDHHATVAATWSLSVERADRIRPAGLARPLLELVSMLDAGGVPAAALSSPATLAYLERRRGTAPVSPEDARDTLRTLHRLSLADHDPRSGQRSVRVHGLIQRATREPLPDDLTRTAVRAAADALLAVWPETERNGDLSSVLRANAEALISHAHRDLFHEGAHPVLFRMGVSLGDSGSSSAIGYLEDLFSTALATLGPRHPDTLIAARHLSWCRSEAGRPREAVTALRLLLEEQLGVMGPDHPETLATRRCLARSLAEAGEPDAALSLFRELIADQTRILGPAAPETLATRCNLARYQGEAGEHADAVAAFEELLEDQRGVFDADHPEVLSARGNLARWQGRAGDVDTAVRAFASVLEDHLRILGPNHVETLTTRNNLAFWTGKAGDVNGALEAFQALLDDELRILGADHPRTLTARANLARLTGENGDAAGAVEAFERLLEDRLRILGPGHPTIAVTREGLSRWRGRADPLLETPSDAS
- a CDS encoding DUF397 domain-containing protein; amino-acid sequence: MDHSGPEPLLWRKSRASQGADECVELSVLDTMVFIRDSRNVGGGMLAFTRSQLRELFERLRAEG
- a CDS encoding TetR/AcrR family transcriptional regulator, coding for MATPRRLSTADERRTTVVRTATDAFAARGYYGTTTTEVARHAGISQAYLYRLFPGKEALFVAVVNHCADRILQCLADSAAQVRSGDPEAILFAMGDAYARLIVDRNLPMVLMQAKCAASEPAIGEAIRACYAEAVEYVREVSGASEGQIQMYFLRGFWCDAVTAMAIDQVDAPWARTLARGLAHYPPQEH
- a CDS encoding alpha/beta fold hydrolase yields the protein MTTNDSVRRTGKAADIGRRGLLGSATALAVGGAVLATGAGTAAAGAGVPRPDSPLKPIPVPPQVPAASGYVQVPGARLWYWDTGGRGAPVIFLHPATGSAESWPYQQPYFAKAGYRVISYSRRGHYRSDAGSKDETGTGSGDLHALVGHLGVRRFHAVGVAAGGGLALDYALSHPDRLHSLVISGSLTGVTDQAYRDMLSRLRPHGFDEMPPDFIELGPSYRAIDPAGVQRWLDIHHRAVHTEVSQPNANSPAWADVERLRVPTLLLWGDGDLYSPPTVQRIMAGHLRDVETVVANECGHQPHWERSDVYNPVLRRWLGKHSR
- a CDS encoding LLM class flavin-dependent oxidoreductase; the protein is MRFAISIPQDVTDREFDPAAFRAHLERAEELGFEGAWTQEQVLGSASRLSPIETMAFAAACTGRLRLGCAVLVTPLHSPVHLAKSLSTLDQLSRGRLDVGVGTGGRGRMFGAFGVDPDGLVARFTEGLNLMKACWTEPRIDFDGRFWQVEGAAMEPKPFQRPHPPIWFGAHAPAALRRAVRHGDAFIGAGSATTEQFAGEVRVLREALADEGRDAASFPIGKRVYIAVDDDAARAGERVAAGLRNLYGRDGLSDVAVWGPPDACVRGLREVADAGAELILLTPLFDDLEQMERLAAEVIPRLG
- a CDS encoding pyridoxal phosphate-dependent aminotransferase: MTENGIGAEEPSEGTASSLLGQVLRIADAEQRIAAFHEVTGRPVVNLAIADNVLPYPSLKSHVLDKARVEMDDVRYKSPPYGLKDLRKHVTDLLHETFSPRIDADSDVCATAGVSGALESLAFALLHTGALEPGDGVMVPVPCWQGFRWCFEQRPGLRLVPVAPKIEFELTLQDVKDAYDREPRPPKLLVLTNPQNPLGVNFSRQLLNDICTWAMTKPDLHLVTDEIYAHSQIEGADPPFTTVLSLDLYEAHTDRIHLVWGLGKDFGLSGFRVGFLISKSKAVQDAVKGGGGRSPMAWFGPLDSLKNAYIRLLFPDGSQKPEWYPRALMQEYKKLLTQAHRQIAKELETQEIPYYGEGEPGRNPAQFFLLDLRPYLQRVPPAGSIAFPNLFPEIDDAEARLAAWIAGEANVQILPGQTQMCPQPGYFRLCYTAYPPDQVCEAVRAIRAALNKLPHTA
- a CDS encoding cryptochrome/photolyase family protein; the protein is MSTSIMLFTRDLRIRDNPALAAACGADRVVPLFVFDDAILDGPFAAPNRVRFLLDSLADLRTSLRELGGDLVVRRGDPVAEVARLASETRAETVVLADERSAYATRRLARLREEGLTVAAHPGITVVPPGELTPGSGEHYRVFTPYWRVWDTTRWRPAAEVPEAVRLPSGVRAGALPRLTALTAGSPSPDLARGGERAGRRRMEEWLRGDAARYEEAHDDLAADRTSRLSPYLKFGCVSPRELAEAAPDGARRQLAWRDFHHQVAAAFPALAREDYRPRGRTWNDDREALAAWCDGRTGIPIVDAGMRQLHREGFMHNRARLITASFLTRDLGVDWRQGLRHFNDWLADGDIADNAGNWQWVAGTGNSTRPDQVMKPLRQASRFDPRGDYVRAHVPELAGIEGARVHRPWTLPGSRRDALDYPAPIVDVG
- a CDS encoding DUF3140 domain-containing protein; protein product: MSGDDRAAEFGEAVNMTAKELEDWLKTDESRSAGQKDGGGESTGHASGRRIVELLRTKKADLTEKDHQHMAKVAGYVHRHLAQRPSGDVKDTKWRHSLMNWGHDPLK
- a CDS encoding DUF2945 domain-containing protein, which encodes MGKKREPEVGDEVTWSSHGSTAKGRVEKKITDRREEAGRTVAASPEEPQYAVRSEKSGRKAVHKGSALRKRKRSK
- a CDS encoding NAD(P)/FAD-dependent oxidoreductase, with the translated sequence MSDAVIVVGAGLAGLACAVRLHEDGVPVRVLEASDGVGGRMRTDVVDGFRLDRGFQVFNTAYPEARRVLDLPALDLRPFSSGLLVFHEGRRERVMLPWRHPGHALSGVFADIGSVRDKAALAAMTARDIAFPGSRILDGTERSTAAEFRHWGISDEMVDRLLRPFLAGVLLERDLETSSRFFHLIWRSFARGTIGVPALGMGQAPAQLASRLPDDTVALATPVRAVTGEGVETVDGQRIPARAVVVATDPVRAAALVPGVEAPVMRSVTTFYHAAPASPLGEPVQIIDAEGVITDTLVLTDAAPEYSPDGRALISTSVLGLNVPEARVRGRLNEIYGDTSAWRLVASYPVADALPAMTPPLRVRRPVRAGRGRYVCGDHRDTASIQGALVSGRRAAQAVLADLSG